A stretch of Synechococcus sp. MIT S9220 DNA encodes these proteins:
- a CDS encoding DUF3067 family protein: MRTDHSSPLESRPLSVDEVIDLLRSRWQASYDLQLVTRRRRMYFQVMWAYLEQQSFPLDEPDYRAHLAEVLEIVNRLGEAETVRDWLLTTRDKPRLGKALSLQLQGEGTLEEFLL, from the coding sequence GTGCGCACTGATCACTCCTCCCCGCTGGAGTCGCGCCCTCTGAGCGTCGATGAAGTTATCGACCTTTTGCGCTCTCGCTGGCAAGCCAGCTACGACTTGCAGCTGGTCACCAGGCGCAGACGGATGTACTTCCAGGTCATGTGGGCCTATCTCGAGCAACAGTCCTTCCCATTGGATGAGCCTGACTACCGGGCTCATCTCGCGGAAGTCTTGGAAATTGTGAATCGACTGGGGGAAGCTGAGACTGTCCGGGACTGGTTGCTCACGACGCGGGACAAGCCGCGACTTGGAAAGGCGCTTAGTCTGCAGCTGCAGGGGGAGGGGACTCTGGAGGAGTTTCTGCTCTGA
- the tatC gene encoding twin-arginine translocase subunit TatC yields the protein MPLVDHLEELRQRVLRSLAAVVVCALACLVAVRPLVRILEEPAGSIRFLQLAPGEFLFVSFKVAGYAGLTLALPYVLYQGLAFVLPGLTQGERRLIAPSVAGSAVLFLAGLAFAWWALVPAALNFLVSYGADVVEPIWSIERYLDFVLLLMLSTGLAFQLPVLQLLLGVFGLVNWQRMLSAWRWVVLISALAGAVLTPSTDPVTMLLLAGAITALYLIGVLLVAAVQRFRAETPPESPPPAAAD from the coding sequence ATGCCTCTGGTCGACCACCTGGAGGAGCTTCGTCAGAGAGTGCTGCGCAGTCTTGCCGCAGTGGTTGTCTGTGCCTTGGCCTGCCTTGTGGCGGTGCGTCCTCTGGTCAGAATTCTGGAAGAGCCTGCTGGTTCGATCCGCTTCCTGCAACTGGCTCCTGGCGAATTTTTGTTCGTGTCGTTCAAAGTTGCCGGCTATGCAGGACTCACGCTGGCACTGCCCTACGTGCTGTATCAGGGGCTGGCCTTTGTTCTGCCAGGCCTGACCCAAGGAGAGCGCCGGTTGATTGCGCCGTCGGTAGCTGGATCAGCCGTTCTGTTTCTGGCCGGCCTTGCCTTTGCCTGGTGGGCTCTAGTGCCTGCTGCGCTGAATTTTCTCGTCAGCTACGGCGCCGATGTTGTGGAGCCCATCTGGTCGATTGAGCGCTATCTGGACTTCGTGCTCTTGCTGATGCTGTCGACGGGACTGGCCTTTCAGCTGCCTGTTCTGCAGCTTCTTTTGGGAGTCTTCGGCCTGGTCAACTGGCAACGCATGCTTTCAGCATGGCGCTGGGTCGTGTTGATCTCAGCCCTTGCCGGCGCTGTCCTGACGCCGTCGACAGACCCGGTCACCATGTTGCTGCTGGCTGGGGCGATCACCGCTCTGTACCTGATCGGAGTGCTTCTTGTCGCAGCGGTTCAACGGTTCAGAGCAGAAACTCCTCCAGAGTCCCCTCCCCCTGCAGCTGCAGACTAA